In the Flagellimonas sp. MMG031 genome, one interval contains:
- a CDS encoding universal stress protein codes for MNNILVPIGTSPDSHQTLQYAVDFASEFGAKVYVMDVFTVTTAVGSLANVEEKVAKSSKEHLKEVIDQVDTKGIDIKMATYNGDIIDGLKSIHKELGIDLIIIAPKSNDIQEELYLGNTSGRIIKQTEIPTLIVPKGTTFKPAKKILTAFGSGILKRSSILNPLIIIKNKFRSEVSLLLVKRPGYTEDDLKVNTALMDLSSQLTITENGTTYLGVTEYFQKEQPDILCVFRRKRGFFKKLWEKNTIPKSEFFVKIPVLVLSVKKD; via the coding sequence ATGAACAATATTCTTGTACCCATTGGAACTTCTCCAGATTCACATCAAACCCTGCAATATGCGGTCGACTTTGCTTCCGAATTCGGAGCCAAGGTCTATGTGATGGACGTGTTCACCGTGACTACGGCGGTGGGCAGCTTGGCCAATGTGGAAGAAAAAGTGGCAAAAAGCAGTAAGGAACATTTAAAGGAGGTCATCGACCAAGTTGATACCAAGGGAATCGACATTAAAATGGCCACGTACAATGGCGATATTATTGACGGTTTGAAGAGCATTCACAAGGAACTGGGCATCGATTTGATCATTATCGCCCCAAAAAGCAACGATATCCAAGAGGAGCTTTATTTGGGCAATACTTCAGGTCGAATCATCAAACAGACCGAGATTCCGACATTGATCGTTCCTAAAGGAACCACTTTTAAGCCTGCAAAAAAGATATTGACCGCGTTTGGATCGGGGATCTTGAAGCGAAGTAGCATTTTGAACCCGTTGATCATTATAAAAAACAAGTTCAGGTCGGAAGTCAGTCTACTGTTGGTGAAAAGGCCTGGTTATACTGAGGACGATTTAAAAGTGAATACCGCTTTGATGGATTTAAGCTCCCAGTTGACCATCACAGAAAATGGAACTACGTACTTGGGCGTAACGGAATACTTCCAAAAAGAGCAGCCCGATATATTATGTGTTTTTAGAAGAAAGCGTGGGTTCTTTAAAAAGCTTTGGGAAAAGAACACGATTCCCAAGTCGGAGTTCTTTGTGAAGATACCTGTATTGGTACTAAGCGTTAAAAAAGATTAA
- a CDS encoding primase-helicase family protein has product METVPYIRVGTTFYKLVRIPTISGHFNEQLLPWNEHIIKQDHGKDYLGKVPKYDGFACIPCHIDFKKEHHGFYNTYSPLAHEPKEGSIKRTQAFLKHIFGNQLELGLDYLKLLYQRPVQVLPILCLVSTERNTGKSTFLKWLKEIFGNNLTYLTNDSFASQFNADWANKLLICVDEVLFNKEELTERIKYLSTTNRNKLEAKGKDKREVEFFGKFILCSNNEDSFIKIDAHETRFWVRKIPSLKKEDTDFLDQLAQEVPAFLDFLSKREYSTKQRTRMWFTPKQVHTPALKKLVNNNRNRVEKELASLLLSAMEKFEMDSVDLCPIDALHMLNRTRVKTDLTQLRRLLKKDWKLDNQPNSNKYQKITIWNTGEINTEDAKGRYFTIKKKFLVQNFDDLMTD; this is encoded by the coding sequence ATGGAAACAGTACCCTACATAAGGGTCGGGACCACTTTTTACAAGTTGGTAAGGATTCCGACCATTTCCGGACATTTCAACGAGCAGCTGCTCCCGTGGAACGAGCATATCATAAAACAGGACCATGGCAAGGACTATCTGGGCAAGGTTCCCAAATATGACGGGTTCGCTTGTATTCCTTGCCATATAGATTTCAAAAAGGAACACCATGGTTTTTATAATACCTATTCCCCTTTGGCGCACGAACCGAAAGAGGGGAGCATCAAAAGAACACAGGCCTTTTTAAAGCATATCTTCGGAAACCAGTTGGAACTGGGACTGGACTATCTGAAACTTCTGTACCAAAGGCCAGTGCAGGTGCTCCCCATCCTCTGTCTGGTCTCCACCGAAAGGAACACTGGAAAAAGCACTTTTCTTAAATGGCTCAAGGAAATCTTTGGCAACAACCTGACATACCTGACCAATGACAGTTTTGCAAGCCAGTTCAATGCGGACTGGGCCAACAAGTTGCTGATATGCGTGGACGAGGTACTGTTCAACAAAGAGGAGCTTACCGAGCGCATCAAATATCTGAGTACCACCAACCGGAACAAACTGGAGGCCAAGGGCAAGGACAAAAGGGAAGTGGAGTTCTTCGGTAAATTTATTCTGTGCAGTAACAACGAGGACAGTTTTATCAAGATCGATGCCCATGAGACCCGTTTCTGGGTGAGGAAAATCCCATCCCTTAAAAAAGAAGACACCGATTTCCTGGACCAGTTGGCCCAGGAGGTACCCGCCTTTTTGGATTTCCTTTCAAAAAGGGAGTACAGCACAAAGCAAAGAACACGAATGTGGTTCACGCCAAAACAGGTCCATACACCAGCGTTGAAGAAACTGGTGAACAATAACCGGAACAGGGTGGAGAAGGAACTGGCCAGTCTACTGCTCAGCGCCATGGAAAAGTTCGAGATGGACTCGGTTGACCTTTGTCCCATCGATGCCCTGCACATGCTCAACCGCACAAGGGTCAAGACCGACCTGACCCAATTGAGACGGTTGCTGAAAAAGGATTGGAAACTGGACAACCAGCCCAATTCCAACAAGTACCAAAAGATCACAATCTGGAATACCGGCGAGATAAACACCGAGGACGCCAAGGGAAGGTACTTTACCATAAAAAAGAAATTTTTGGTCCAAAATTTTGATGATTTGATGACAGATTGA
- a CDS encoding helix-turn-helix domain-containing protein: protein MKNTLYIKSVADYCKLRNYEVEHPLICVVDFDKVNETGYTNKDYDAFHYHCYAIFLKDAKGCKLMYGGKPYDYDEGTLVFMGLNQIIEFGNLDADYVPKGYALLFHPDLLLGTTLAEKIHQYSFFSYTSNEALHLSSKERKVILSSIEKIQFELKQNIDKHSKHLITANLELLLDYCTRFYDRQFITRENANKSSLQKFDVLLNDYFSSEKPKKYGLPSVGHFAEHLHLSPNYFGDLVKKETGKSPQEHIHLKVINLAKERIYNADKNISEIAYELGFKYPQHFSRMFKKSTGFAPNEFRNLN, encoded by the coding sequence ATGAAAAATACCCTTTATATCAAGTCGGTTGCAGATTACTGTAAGTTAAGAAATTATGAGGTTGAGCATCCTTTAATATGTGTTGTGGATTTTGATAAAGTGAATGAAACAGGCTACACCAATAAGGACTACGACGCCTTTCATTATCATTGTTACGCTATCTTTTTAAAGGATGCCAAAGGATGTAAATTGATGTATGGAGGGAAACCTTATGATTATGATGAAGGTACACTTGTTTTTATGGGCCTGAACCAAATCATAGAGTTTGGGAATTTAGACGCTGATTATGTACCAAAAGGATACGCGCTACTCTTTCATCCTGATCTGTTGTTGGGGACTACCCTTGCTGAAAAAATACATCAATACAGTTTTTTCTCCTATACCTCAAATGAGGCACTCCATCTTTCTTCAAAAGAGCGTAAAGTCATCCTTAGTTCGATAGAGAAAATACAATTTGAACTGAAGCAAAACATTGACAAACATAGTAAGCACTTGATTACTGCCAATCTAGAATTGCTTTTGGATTATTGTACCCGCTTTTATGACAGGCAGTTTATAACTAGGGAAAATGCAAATAAGTCATCATTACAAAAGTTTGATGTACTTCTGAACGATTACTTTTCATCAGAAAAACCAAAAAAATATGGTTTGCCCTCGGTAGGCCACTTTGCTGAGCATCTACATCTGTCTCCGAACTATTTTGGGGATTTGGTCAAAAAAGAAACGGGAAAGTCTCCACAAGAACACATTCATCTAAAAGTGATTAACCTTGCGAAAGAACGTATTTACAATGCCGACAAAAATATATCGGAGATTGCCTATGAGCTAGGCTTTAAATATCCCCAGCACTTTAGCAGGATGTTCAAAAAAAGCACGGGATTCGCACCCAATGAATTTCGGAATCTTAATTGA
- a CDS encoding alpha/beta fold hydrolase: protein MRGLLLFLSLSFCFVGCKQNQSSNQTSHSTFNASDSTFLVIKEQGTFAVGGSIKETPGTFDPIAHGAFNPTDQNTEGQTLHGDHASVFYQIPADASDLPLVFWHGYGQSMRTWQSTPDGREGFQSIFLRKGFPVYLLDQPRRGLAGQSLEAGSLEARTEDQLWFGIFRMGEGKEFYPDIQFSKDPKALNQFFRRSTPDTGPLNINLNIDAVSALFDKIGNGVLVTHSHSGGQGWLTALENENIKAIVSFEPGSNFVFPEGNVPEPISYVGGTLRARGVAMEKFENLTKIPIIIYYGDNIPETEVENPGQEQWRAALLMARKWKQAVNDAGGDVTLVVLPEKGIKGNTHFPMSDLNNQVIANLMYDWLVKKELN from the coding sequence ATGAGAGGATTATTACTATTTCTATCATTGTCTTTTTGTTTTGTGGGATGCAAACAGAACCAGAGCAGCAATCAAACATCCCACTCAACTTTCAATGCTTCGGATAGCACTTTCCTTGTCATTAAGGAACAGGGTACGTTCGCCGTAGGAGGCAGCATTAAAGAAACTCCCGGAACTTTTGATCCTATTGCTCACGGAGCGTTTAATCCTACAGATCAAAACACGGAAGGACAAACTCTGCACGGTGATCACGCATCAGTGTTCTATCAAATTCCAGCAGATGCTAGTGACCTCCCTCTGGTATTTTGGCACGGATATGGTCAGTCTATGCGTACTTGGCAAAGTACTCCGGACGGTCGGGAAGGCTTCCAGAGCATTTTCCTAAGAAAAGGCTTTCCGGTCTATTTGTTGGACCAACCGAGACGAGGCCTTGCAGGTCAAAGTTTGGAAGCTGGGTCACTAGAGGCCAGAACAGAAGACCAACTTTGGTTCGGAATTTTCAGAATGGGTGAGGGAAAGGAATTCTATCCGGACATACAATTTTCCAAAGATCCTAAAGCACTCAATCAGTTCTTTCGTCGGAGCACCCCGGATACGGGACCCTTGAATATCAATCTTAACATTGATGCCGTTTCAGCGCTGTTCGACAAGATAGGCAATGGTGTTTTGGTTACTCATTCCCATAGCGGAGGGCAAGGATGGCTTACAGCATTGGAAAACGAAAACATAAAGGCTATAGTGTCTTTTGAACCCGGCAGTAATTTTGTTTTTCCAGAAGGTAATGTTCCAGAGCCTATTTCATATGTTGGCGGTACGTTGCGAGCCCGCGGCGTCGCTATGGAGAAATTTGAAAATCTCACTAAAATTCCTATCATTATTTACTATGGGGATAATATTCCGGAAACCGAAGTAGAAAATCCTGGCCAAGAGCAATGGCGTGCAGCCCTTTTGATGGCGCGCAAGTGGAAACAAGCAGTAAACGATGCCGGAGGGGATGTAACACTTGTTGTATTGCCGGAAAAAGGAATAAAAGGAAACACACACTTTCCAATGTCCGATTTGAACAATCAAGTTATAGCCAACCTAATGTATGATTGGCTAGTTAAAAAAGAATTGAACTAA
- a CDS encoding GNAT family N-acetyltransferase codes for MIRRAKISEIPDILTITRACAKKMQENGIFQWNEHYPSKEAFQKDIERGELFVVEEKNTVQGTIVISTLMDKEYKPIQWLTPNGNSVYIHRLSVHPNLQGKGLAQQMMDFAENHAREHRFVSVRLDTFSQNKRNQRFYEQRGYQKLGDIYFPKQSVHPFHCYELVL; via the coding sequence ATGATAAGACGCGCAAAGATATCTGAAATCCCCGATATCTTGACCATAACCCGAGCTTGTGCCAAAAAAATGCAAGAGAACGGTATTTTTCAATGGAACGAGCACTATCCCTCCAAAGAGGCTTTTCAAAAAGACATTGAACGTGGTGAGCTTTTTGTGGTTGAAGAAAAAAACACGGTTCAAGGCACCATCGTCATATCCACGTTGATGGATAAAGAATACAAACCCATTCAATGGCTTACCCCCAACGGAAACAGTGTTTACATCCATCGGCTTTCCGTGCACCCAAACCTTCAGGGGAAAGGACTTGCCCAACAAATGATGGATTTTGCAGAAAACCATGCCAGGGAACACAGGTTTGTCTCGGTCCGATTGGATACTTTTTCCCAGAACAAAAGAAACCAGCGTTTTTACGAACAAAGAGGATATCAAAAACTCGGGGACATCTACTTTCCCAAACAAAGCGTGCATCCTTTTCATTGTTATGAATTAGTGCTGTAA
- a CDS encoding carboxymuconolactone decarboxylase family protein yields the protein MISKSHFKITTLLSLLVFTIGFHSNAQQIILSDEGLSDQEKSIVKIASHTAQGNLVQLMDVLNEGLNNDLTINETKEILVHLYAYAGFPRSIRGLQTLLKVLKERKSKGIEDDWGPEASSISDSETKYERGKTILEELVGRPLEEKTEYQKFSPEIDRFLKEHLFADVFERDVLSYKQRELVTISVIASLGALEPMLRSHYNLSLNVGWQPEQLESFTRIIETTAGKEKAESALSILGQILENRE from the coding sequence ATGATTTCAAAAAGTCACTTTAAGATTACAACATTGTTGTCATTATTAGTCTTCACTATTGGTTTTCATTCCAATGCTCAACAAATCATATTAAGCGACGAAGGTTTATCAGACCAAGAAAAAAGCATTGTCAAAATTGCTAGCCATACCGCCCAAGGTAATTTGGTGCAGCTTATGGATGTACTCAATGAAGGATTGAATAATGATCTTACTATTAATGAAACAAAAGAGATCTTAGTACATCTTTACGCATATGCCGGATTTCCGAGAAGTATACGCGGTTTACAAACCCTTCTCAAAGTGTTGAAAGAAAGAAAATCGAAAGGAATTGAAGATGATTGGGGCCCAGAAGCCTCATCCATCAGCGATTCAGAAACCAAGTATGAACGTGGAAAGACTATTTTGGAAGAACTTGTCGGAAGACCATTGGAGGAGAAAACGGAATATCAAAAATTTTCGCCCGAGATTGATAGATTCCTTAAGGAACATCTTTTTGCGGATGTGTTTGAGCGGGATGTACTCAGTTACAAACAGCGGGAGCTGGTGACCATATCGGTTATTGCCAGTTTGGGTGCCTTGGAACCTATGCTTAGAAGTCATTACAACCTTTCGCTCAATGTAGGTTGGCAGCCGGAACAATTGGAGAGTTTCACTCGGATAATAGAGACCACGGCAGGGAAAGAAAAAGCGGAATCTGCACTTTCAATTTTAGGACAAATACTTGAAAACCGTGAATAA
- a CDS encoding cupin domain-containing protein, with amino-acid sequence MTKRIFYLVITFSLVLTACSKKKEPLVEDVSIFPNGIKIDNDNFTGIAWLTMLAESDSLNAMYAGNVRFEPGTRTNWHSHPAGQLLIVIDGEGYYQEKGHSKRMLRKGDAVKCPPDTPHWHGASPNSDFSHIAVSSSENGPTEWLEPVSDGEYFSN; translated from the coding sequence ATGACAAAACGAATATTTTACTTGGTTATAACTTTTAGTTTAGTTCTTACGGCGTGTAGTAAGAAGAAAGAGCCTCTGGTAGAAGACGTTTCCATTTTTCCTAACGGAATAAAAATTGATAATGACAATTTCACTGGCATCGCTTGGCTTACTATGCTTGCAGAGTCAGATAGCCTTAATGCTATGTATGCCGGGAATGTAAGGTTTGAGCCGGGGACAAGAACAAATTGGCACTCACACCCTGCAGGACAATTGCTCATAGTGATTGACGGGGAAGGGTACTACCAGGAAAAAGGTCATTCCAAAAGAATGTTGCGTAAAGGCGATGCGGTAAAATGCCCTCCGGACACCCCGCACTGGCATGGAGCAAGCCCTAACAGTGATTTCTCGCACATCGCAGTTTCCAGTAGCGAAAATGGCCCCACAGAATGGCTTGAGCCGGTGTCTGATGGCGAATATTTTAGTAATTAA
- a CDS encoding cupin domain-containing protein, which translates to MKNLINIVLFVLPICILAQQSDYKVSSYHEEGFKAPNTHYIGEAWLNSVLQADEETEFNITKATFKANSTLDWHKHSSSQVLIYVNGEGYYQERGKDPVILKAGDVIRCKKGIEHWHSSTKYSDVTYLAIYGGEQPTTWTEVVTQEYYDSVAEKLEE; encoded by the coding sequence ATGAAAAATCTAATTAATATAGTACTATTTGTTCTTCCTATTTGCATACTTGCCCAGCAGAGTGACTACAAAGTGTCTTCATACCACGAAGAAGGCTTTAAGGCTCCAAACACTCATTACATAGGGGAAGCTTGGTTAAACAGTGTACTTCAGGCCGATGAGGAAACCGAATTCAACATTACTAAAGCAACATTCAAGGCGAATTCAACTTTGGACTGGCATAAACATTCATCATCGCAAGTCCTGATTTATGTAAACGGCGAAGGATATTATCAAGAAAGAGGAAAAGACCCTGTGATTCTTAAAGCAGGTGATGTGATACGATGCAAAAAGGGCATCGAGCACTGGCACTCATCTACTAAGTACAGTGATGTAACCTATCTGGCCATCTATGGCGGAGAACAACCTACCACTTGGACGGAGGTAGTTACCCAAGAATATTATGATAGCGTGGCAGAAAAACTCGAGGAATAA
- a CDS encoding helix-turn-helix domain-containing protein, whose amino-acid sequence MDNFLILERLDRLERLLIANKEVLTFDEACDYTGISRSYLYKLTAAGQIPHSKPNGKLIFFEREKIVSWLLQNYRKPLPESETIGDSNP is encoded by the coding sequence ATGGACAATTTTTTGATACTCGAACGGCTCGACCGTTTGGAACGGTTGTTGATCGCCAATAAAGAAGTACTGACCTTTGATGAGGCCTGTGATTACACTGGCATATCAAGAAGCTATCTTTACAAGCTTACTGCTGCGGGGCAAATCCCGCATTCCAAGCCCAATGGAAAACTGATATTCTTTGAAAGGGAAAAGATAGTCAGTTGGCTGCTGCAAAACTACCGTAAGCCACTGCCGGAAAGCGAAACGATCGGGGATTCAAATCCATAG
- a CDS encoding CHC2 zinc finger domain-containing protein yields the protein MKEKRMDCEKARNIDIVSTLANLGHFPVRKTEKEAWFLSPFRSEAQASFKVSLKKNYWIDFGTFEGGSTIDLVMKMENCSVREALERLSGNMDHFSFHRRPNPTKKEHRANPIQIIEIKEIEHRALENYLSSRNISIKTARKLCKEIHYRIGERTYFGIGLQNRSGGWELRNSYWKGSTSPKDVTLIKNDSKSLAITEGMFDMLTLLELMPYIVNSHDLLVLNTTAFVKRMIKEIGKYESVELFLDRDKSGMGMTELLVEKCPNSRDMSSLYRGSKDMNEWKVKNAKDEVRQRIQDVSLS from the coding sequence ATGAAAGAAAAAAGAATGGACTGCGAAAAAGCCCGCAACATTGACATCGTTTCCACGCTTGCCAATTTGGGGCACTTTCCAGTCCGGAAAACGGAAAAAGAAGCTTGGTTCCTCAGTCCGTTCCGGAGCGAGGCCCAAGCCTCTTTCAAGGTATCATTAAAGAAAAACTATTGGATAGACTTCGGGACCTTCGAAGGGGGCAGTACCATAGACCTGGTCATGAAAATGGAGAACTGTTCCGTAAGGGAGGCATTGGAACGATTGTCCGGGAACATGGACCATTTTTCTTTTCACCGGCGGCCGAATCCAACCAAAAAGGAACACAGGGCCAACCCGATTCAGATTATCGAGATAAAGGAAATCGAGCACCGGGCCCTAGAAAACTATCTGAGCTCCAGAAATATCTCGATCAAGACCGCAAGAAAACTTTGCAAGGAGATACATTATCGAATAGGGGAGCGGACATACTTTGGCATCGGACTCCAGAACAGGTCTGGAGGCTGGGAACTGCGTAACAGCTATTGGAAAGGGTCCACGTCGCCAAAGGATGTTACATTGATAAAGAACGATTCCAAAAGCTTGGCCATTACCGAAGGCATGTTCGATATGCTTACCCTATTGGAGCTGATGCCGTATATCGTAAACAGCCATGATCTACTGGTATTGAACACCACGGCCTTTGTAAAACGGATGATAAAGGAAATAGGGAAATATGAAAGTGTGGAGCTGTTTCTGGATAGGGACAAATCGGGAATGGGGATGACGGAACTTTTAGTGGAAAAGTGCCCGAACAGTAGGGATATGTCCTCTCTCTATAGGGGATCCAAGGATATGAACGAATGGAAGGTAAAAAACGCGAAGGATGAAGTTCGGCAGCGAATTCAAGATGTGTCATTGTCATGA